In the Danio rerio strain Tuebingen ecotype United States chromosome 8, GRCz12tu, whole genome shotgun sequence genome, one interval contains:
- the inka2 gene encoding PAK4-inhibitor INKA2 isoform X1 translates to MSANMEEGKTDIDDMKSNLHRLRNELNSLWQSDEGLHDQMNSVIGALQELKLLQVQTALDELEISNQTSQANPNTSSMLEQRNHSSRRAAHNPEEALAQQCFNTRLTMEPSLFLTSSPAEIRHIPRTHGHRKIHRGSLSTSSSFSSQEDSTDSNSSSYAIDDPSDWTASLMNHSRNRQPLVLGDNVFADLVGNWLDLPEVGGQDSIEEENNSNFKNSNSESSSSTHSQHLSKKLSLTASIFKRVLRRVRPQHYQESQEMDVCKQPKVTCRKAKTDASKPFWGRTRGMKKKTTPIQQEGVACQGSEGLMDRWVEIVEKHPPVFDYNSAVWV, encoded by the coding sequence AATTCCTTGTGGCAGTCAGATGAAGGTCTCCACGATCAGATGAATTCAGTGATCGGTGCTCTCCAGGAGCTCAAACTCTTGCAGGTCCAGACGGCACTGGATGAACTGGAGATCTCCAACCAAACCAGCCAGGCCAATCCAAACACCAGCTCCATGCTTGAGCAGAGAAACCACAGCTCAAGAAGAGCAGCGCACAATCCAGAAGAAGCTCTCGCACAACAATGCTTCAACACTCGCCTCACCATGGAACCTTCTTTGTTCCTCACAAGTTCTCCAGCAGAAATTCGCCATATTCCTAGAACACATGGACACAGAAAGATTCACAGAGGTAGCTTAAGCACTTCTTCATCTTTTTCCTCTCAGGAAGACTCAACCGACAGCAATTCCTCCTCATACGCCATTGACGACCCCAGCGATTGGACTGCTTCACTGATGAACCACAGCAGAAACAGACAGCCATTAGTGTTGGGTGACAACGTGTTCGCAGATTTGGTTGGAAACTGGTTGGATTTGCCAGAAGTTGGAGGCCAGGATTCAATTGAGGAGGAGAACAACTCGAACTTCAAAAACTCAAATTCAGAGTCCTCGTCTAGCACTCATTCCCAGCATCTCTCCAAGAAACTCTCGCTAACTGCTAGCATTTTCAAACGGGTTTTGCGTCGCGTTCGACCACAGCACTACCAAGAAAGCCAAGAGATGGATGTATGTAAACAACCAAAGGTCACATGCAGAAAGGCCAAAACAGATGCCAGCAAGCCATTCTGGGGGAGAACAAGAGGAATGAAGAAGAAAACCACGCCCATTCAGCAGGAGGGTGTGGCTTGTCAGGGTTCAGAGGGTTTGATGGACAGATGGGTGGAGATTGTGGAGAAGCATCCACCTGTGTTTGATTACAACTCAGCTGTTTGGGTGTAA
- the inka2 gene encoding PAK4-inhibitor INKA2 isoform X2 → MNSVIGALQELKLLQVQTALDELEISNQTSQANPNTSSMLEQRNHSSRRAAHNPEEALAQQCFNTRLTMEPSLFLTSSPAEIRHIPRTHGHRKIHRGSLSTSSSFSSQEDSTDSNSSSYAIDDPSDWTASLMNHSRNRQPLVLGDNVFADLVGNWLDLPEVGGQDSIEEENNSNFKNSNSESSSSTHSQHLSKKLSLTASIFKRVLRRVRPQHYQESQEMDVCKQPKVTCRKAKTDASKPFWGRTRGMKKKTTPIQQEGVACQGSEGLMDRWVEIVEKHPPVFDYNSAVWV, encoded by the coding sequence ATGAATTCAGTGATCGGTGCTCTCCAGGAGCTCAAACTCTTGCAGGTCCAGACGGCACTGGATGAACTGGAGATCTCCAACCAAACCAGCCAGGCCAATCCAAACACCAGCTCCATGCTTGAGCAGAGAAACCACAGCTCAAGAAGAGCAGCGCACAATCCAGAAGAAGCTCTCGCACAACAATGCTTCAACACTCGCCTCACCATGGAACCTTCTTTGTTCCTCACAAGTTCTCCAGCAGAAATTCGCCATATTCCTAGAACACATGGACACAGAAAGATTCACAGAGGTAGCTTAAGCACTTCTTCATCTTTTTCCTCTCAGGAAGACTCAACCGACAGCAATTCCTCCTCATACGCCATTGACGACCCCAGCGATTGGACTGCTTCACTGATGAACCACAGCAGAAACAGACAGCCATTAGTGTTGGGTGACAACGTGTTCGCAGATTTGGTTGGAAACTGGTTGGATTTGCCAGAAGTTGGAGGCCAGGATTCAATTGAGGAGGAGAACAACTCGAACTTCAAAAACTCAAATTCAGAGTCCTCGTCTAGCACTCATTCCCAGCATCTCTCCAAGAAACTCTCGCTAACTGCTAGCATTTTCAAACGGGTTTTGCGTCGCGTTCGACCACAGCACTACCAAGAAAGCCAAGAGATGGATGTATGTAAACAACCAAAGGTCACATGCAGAAAGGCCAAAACAGATGCCAGCAAGCCATTCTGGGGGAGAACAAGAGGAATGAAGAAGAAAACCACGCCCATTCAGCAGGAGGGTGTGGCTTGTCAGGGTTCAGAGGGTTTGATGGACAGATGGGTGGAGATTGTGGAGAAGCATCCACCTGTGTTTGATTACAACTCAGCTGTTTGGGTGTAA
- the rap1aa gene encoding RAP1A, member of RAS oncogene family a isoform X1 — protein sequence MREYKLVVLGSGGVGKSALTVQFVQGIFVEKYDPTIEDSYRKQVEVDGQQCMLEILDTAGTEQFTAMRDLYMKNGQGFALVYSITAQSTFNDLQDLREQILRVKDTEDVPMILVGNKCDLEEERVVGKEQGQNLARQWSNCAFLESSAKSKINVNEIFYDLVRQINRKTPVEKKRAKKKSNCVLL from the exons ATGCGTGAATATAAGCTTGTGGTCTTGGGCTCTGGCGGCGTAGGAAAATCTGCACTG ACGGTCCAGTTTGTACAGGGAATATTTGTTGAAAAATATGACCCCACAATAGAAGACTCATATAGAAAG caaGTTGAGGTTGATGGGCAGCAATGTATGCTAGAGATCCTGGACACTGCAGGCACA GAGCAGTTCACGGCGATGAGGGACCTGTACATGAAGAATGGCCAGGGTTTTGCTCTGGTTTACTCCATCACAGCACAGTCCACCTTTAATGATCTGCAGGACCTGCGGGAGCAGATTCTGAGGGTGAAGGACACCGAGGAT GTGCCAATGATTTTGGTTGGAAACAAGTGTGATTTAGAAGAAGAGAGGGTGGTTGGAAAAGAGCAGGGTCAGAATCTTGCCCGTCAGTGGAGTAATTGTGCCTTTCTAGAATCTTCTGCCAAATCAAAGATCAACGTCAATGAG atcttTTATGACCTGGTTAGACAGATAAACAGAAAGACACCGGTGGAGAAGAAGAGAGCAAAAAAGAAGTCAAACTGTGTCCTGCTGTAA